A single genomic interval of Carassius gibelio isolate Cgi1373 ecotype wild population from Czech Republic chromosome A22, carGib1.2-hapl.c, whole genome shotgun sequence harbors:
- the LOC127942647 gene encoding neuronal pentraxin receptor-like isoform X2, with the protein MKFVVVLVSAGLLAFLGVAVVLIASVYSRSSAAAPHALSDNRSLSLLEPLPGAVAHAGPLGALHGAESYDGGLDMGLKMPSLSELTTGDVTGPSPKQFTLDRLICTPVPISDCKSRGLREQAEDPFADEEDWILRTTAEELRQIVMQQNDQILVDQRTITELTAKLSECESGLEERSLNERSMGVWAGNRRHMAGDDVSSSAAVQLQTARAVEELERAILQLKDRIEKLELEIGPAAMNHTEHTVSTLGSVVVGEPGRPVEDLEGELEKKIRLLEKERKNLRKETQSHHQHIDQGINTLQERITELEQSLTDYSYPQGYKLSFPVRTNFMYGLVRRNIPEMYAFTACLWLKPAESGIGTPFSYAVPEQPNELVLLQGIHNPAELLINDKVAQLPLSLPQGIWQHICVSWTLRDGVWKAYQGGKLRGRGEGLSAWNPIKSGGVLVLGQEQDTLGGRFDASQALVGELSLFNLWDKVLSPTEVAALATCAESPRLGNIVPWTDRDVDVYGGAVKEPVDPCLQSSHPRQ; encoded by the exons ATGAAGTTCGTCGTGGTTTTGGTCTCCGCCGGCCTCCTGGCTTTTCTCGGCGTGGCCGTCGTCCTCATCGCCAGCGTTTATTCGCGATCCTCGGCCGCCGCGCCCCACGCGCTGTCCGACAACCGCTCGCTGTCGCTCCTGGAGCCGCTGCCTGGAGCCGTGGCGCACGCCGGGCCGCTCGGAGCTCTCCATGGTGCTGAATCTTATGACGGAGGTTTAGATATGGGCCTGAAGATGCCGTCGCTCAGTGAGTTGACTACCGGGGACGTGACTGGGCCAAGCCCGAAACAGTTCACTCTTGATCGACTCATTTGTACCCCTGTGCCTATCAGCGATTGCAAATCCAGGGGTTTGAGAGAACAAGCCGAAGACCCGTTCGCCGATGAGGAGGACTGGATCCTCCGCACCACCGCCGAGGAGCTCCGGCAGATCGTGATGCAGCAGAACGACCAGATCCTCGTGGACCAGAGGACCATCACGGAGCTCACCGCGAAACTCTCGGAGTGTGAGAGCGGGCTGGAGGAAAGGAGTCTTAACGAGAGGAGTATGGGGGTTTGGGCGGGCAACCGTCGCCACATGGCCGGGGATGATGTGAGCAGCTCGGCTGCGGTACAACTGCAGACGGCTCGGGCTGTGGAGGAACTGGAGAGAGCCATTCTTCAACTCAAAGATCGCATAGAGAAGTTGGAG TTGGAGATAGGCCCCGCAGCGATGAACCACACTGAGCATACTGTGAGCACACTGGGGAGTGTAGTGGTGGGCGAGCCTGGCAGGCCTGTGGAGGATCTGGAGGGAGAGCTAGAAAAAAAGATTAGGCTGCTGGAGAAGGAGAGGAAGAACCTCCGGAAAGAGACCCAGAGCCACCACCAGCACATCGACCAGGGAATCAACACCTTGCAAGAGCGTATTACAGAGCTAGAACAGA GTCTTACAGATTACAGTTACCCACAAGGGTATAAACTTTCCTTCCCTGTGAGGACTAACTTCATGTACGGACTTGTCCGGCGGAATATTCCAGAGATGTACGCCTTTACGGCATGTCTGTGGCTCAAGCCTGCTGAGAGTGGAATTGGGACTCCATTTTCCTATGCCGTACCGGAACAACCCAATGAGCTTGTCCTGTTGCAGGGCATTCATAATCCAGCAGAACTACTCATCAATGATAAG GTGGCACAGCTGCCTCTCTCTTTGCCCCAGGGCATCTGGCAGCACATATGTGTGAGTTGGACCCTACGGGACGGAGTTTGGAAAGCATATCAAGGTGGAAAGTTGAGAGGACGCGGCGAAGGGTTATCAGCGTGGAACCCAATCAAATCCGGGGGCGTCTTGGTGTTGGGACAGGAACAG GACACCCTCGGTGGGCGGTTTGATGCATCCCAGGCTCTTGTTGGGGAGCTTTCATTGTTTAACCTGTGGGACAAAGTGTTGTCACCAACAGAGGTTGCCGCTCTGGCGACATGTGCAGAATCGCCACGCTTGGGAAACATAGTCCCTTGGACGGACCGAGATGTGGACGTGTATGGAGGTGCTGTCAAGGAACCCGTGGACCCCTGTCTTCAGAGCTCTCATCCCCGGCAGTGA
- the LOC127942647 gene encoding neuronal pentraxin receptor-like isoform X1, with protein sequence MKFVVVLVSAGLLAFLGVAVVLIASVYSRSSAAAPHALSDNRSLSLLEPLPGAVAHAGPLGALHGAESYDGGLDMGLKMPSLSELTTGDVTGPSPKQFTLDRLICTPVPISDCKSRGLREQAEDPFADEEDWILRTTAEELRQIVMQQNDQILVDQRTITELTAKLSECESGLEERSLNERSMGVWAGNRRHMAGDDVSSSAAVQLQTARAVEELERAILQLKDRIEKLELEIGPAAMNHTEHTVSTLGSVVVGEPGRPVEDLEGELEKKIRLLEKERKNLRKETQSHHQHIDQGINTLQERITELEQSLTDYSYPQGYKLSFPVRTNFMYGLVRRNIPEMYAFTACLWLKPAESGIGTPFSYAVPEQPNELVLLQGIHNPAELLINDKVAQLPLSLPQGIWQHICVSWTLRDGVWKAYQGGKLRGRGEGLSAWNPIKSGGVLVLGQEQVSKTWKSLNTTSKDTLGGRFDASQALVGELSLFNLWDKVLSPTEVAALATCAESPRLGNIVPWTDRDVDVYGGAVKEPVDPCLQSSHPRQ encoded by the exons ATGAAGTTCGTCGTGGTTTTGGTCTCCGCCGGCCTCCTGGCTTTTCTCGGCGTGGCCGTCGTCCTCATCGCCAGCGTTTATTCGCGATCCTCGGCCGCCGCGCCCCACGCGCTGTCCGACAACCGCTCGCTGTCGCTCCTGGAGCCGCTGCCTGGAGCCGTGGCGCACGCCGGGCCGCTCGGAGCTCTCCATGGTGCTGAATCTTATGACGGAGGTTTAGATATGGGCCTGAAGATGCCGTCGCTCAGTGAGTTGACTACCGGGGACGTGACTGGGCCAAGCCCGAAACAGTTCACTCTTGATCGACTCATTTGTACCCCTGTGCCTATCAGCGATTGCAAATCCAGGGGTTTGAGAGAACAAGCCGAAGACCCGTTCGCCGATGAGGAGGACTGGATCCTCCGCACCACCGCCGAGGAGCTCCGGCAGATCGTGATGCAGCAGAACGACCAGATCCTCGTGGACCAGAGGACCATCACGGAGCTCACCGCGAAACTCTCGGAGTGTGAGAGCGGGCTGGAGGAAAGGAGTCTTAACGAGAGGAGTATGGGGGTTTGGGCGGGCAACCGTCGCCACATGGCCGGGGATGATGTGAGCAGCTCGGCTGCGGTACAACTGCAGACGGCTCGGGCTGTGGAGGAACTGGAGAGAGCCATTCTTCAACTCAAAGATCGCATAGAGAAGTTGGAG TTGGAGATAGGCCCCGCAGCGATGAACCACACTGAGCATACTGTGAGCACACTGGGGAGTGTAGTGGTGGGCGAGCCTGGCAGGCCTGTGGAGGATCTGGAGGGAGAGCTAGAAAAAAAGATTAGGCTGCTGGAGAAGGAGAGGAAGAACCTCCGGAAAGAGACCCAGAGCCACCACCAGCACATCGACCAGGGAATCAACACCTTGCAAGAGCGTATTACAGAGCTAGAACAGA GTCTTACAGATTACAGTTACCCACAAGGGTATAAACTTTCCTTCCCTGTGAGGACTAACTTCATGTACGGACTTGTCCGGCGGAATATTCCAGAGATGTACGCCTTTACGGCATGTCTGTGGCTCAAGCCTGCTGAGAGTGGAATTGGGACTCCATTTTCCTATGCCGTACCGGAACAACCCAATGAGCTTGTCCTGTTGCAGGGCATTCATAATCCAGCAGAACTACTCATCAATGATAAG GTGGCACAGCTGCCTCTCTCTTTGCCCCAGGGCATCTGGCAGCACATATGTGTGAGTTGGACCCTACGGGACGGAGTTTGGAAAGCATATCAAGGTGGAAAGTTGAGAGGACGCGGCGAAGGGTTATCAGCGTGGAACCCAATCAAATCCGGGGGCGTCTTGGTGTTGGGACAGGAACAGGTGAGCAAGACCTGGAAGAGTCTGAATACAACCTCAAAG GACACCCTCGGTGGGCGGTTTGATGCATCCCAGGCTCTTGTTGGGGAGCTTTCATTGTTTAACCTGTGGGACAAAGTGTTGTCACCAACAGAGGTTGCCGCTCTGGCGACATGTGCAGAATCGCCACGCTTGGGAAACATAGTCCCTTGGACGGACCGAGATGTGGACGTGTATGGAGGTGCTGTCAAGGAACCCGTGGACCCCTGTCTTCAGAGCTCTCATCCCCGGCAGTGA
- the polr3f gene encoding DNA-directed RNA polymerase III subunit RPC6, with product MTEVKVKKESTDPVDIENRIKELCQQFPHGITDQVIQNDMPHVEAQQRAMAINRLLSVGQLDLLKNSNGLLYRLKDAQSASKVKGSDTQEKLVYQIIEDAGNKGIWSRDIRYKSNLPLTEINKILKNLESKKLIKAVKSVAASKKKVYMLYNLQPDRSVTGGAWYSDQDFESEFVEVLNQQCFKFLQSKAEAARDSKQSPMVQRNSSFATSHEVWKYICELGISKVDLSMEDIETILNTLIYDGKVEMTIIAAKEGTVGCVDGQMKLYRGVNPIIQPTGLVKTPCGLCPVFDDCHEGGEISPSNCVYMAEWLDF from the exons ATGACAGAAGTTAAAGTCAAAAAAGAGTCCACGGACCCTGTAGATATCGAGAATAG GATAAAAGAGTTGTGTCAGCAGTTTCCACATGGGATCACAGACCAGGTCATCCAGAATGACATGCCTCATGTTGAGGCGCAGCAACGGGCCATGGCCATCAACAGACTGCTGTCTGTG GGTCAGTTAGACTTGCTCAAAAACAGCAATGGCCTTTTATACAGACTCAAAGATGCTCAATCTGCAAG taaaGTAAAAGGCTCTGATACCCAAGAAAAGCTAGTTTACCAGATCATAGAAGATGCTGGAAATAAAG GAATTTGGAGCAGAGACATCCGATACAAGAGTAACCTCCCACTCACAGAAATCAATAAAATCCTCAAGAATCTCGAGAGTAAGAAGCTCATCAAAGCGGTGAAGTCTGTTGCG GCCTCTAAGAAGAAGGTCTACATGCTGTATAACCTGCAGCCGGACCGATCTGTGACAGGAGGCGCCTGGTACAGCGATCAGGATTTTGAGTCCGAGTTTGTTGAGGTTCTCAACCAACAGTGCTTTAAGTTCCTGCAAAGTAAG GCTGAAGCAGCGAGAGACAGTAAGCAGAGTCCCATGGTGCAAAGAAACAGCTCATTTGCCACCTCTCATGAAGTGTGGAAGTACATCTGTGAGCTCGGCATCAGCAAA GTGGATTTATCCATGGAGGACATTGAGACCATTCTAAACACGCTGATCTATGATGGCAAGGTGGAGATGACTATAATCGCTGCTAAAGAGGGGACAGTGGGGTGTGTAGATGGACAGATGAAGCTCTACAGGGGTGTCAATCCCATAATTCAACCCACCGGCCTGGTCAAAACTCCATGTGGACTGTGCCCG GTTTTTGATGACTGTCATGAAGGGGGCGAGATCTCTCCATCTAACTGTGTTTACATGGCTGAGTGGCTGGATTTCTGA